The following coding sequences lie in one Capsicum annuum cultivar UCD-10X-F1 chromosome 5, UCD10Xv1.1, whole genome shotgun sequence genomic window:
- the LOC107870954 gene encoding pentatricopeptide repeat-containing protein At3g42630 isoform X2 has protein sequence MKSEGFIPDKSTLSALMLCYASNGLFSKALAAWDEIIDRSFLPDVHVVAELIDICGCKGYLDDAVRILHQITLNMLPDVYAQAISRFGKKGQLELMEVMLKEMVSMGFPVDSATGNAYVIYYSNFGTLSEMEVAYGRLKMSRILIEEEAIRSISLAYIKKEKFYCLGQFVRDVGLCRRNVGNLLWNLLLLSYAANFKMKSLQREFVRMVETGFFPDLNTFNIRALAFSKMSLFWDLHVTLEHMKHEKVVPDLVTYGSVIDAYLDRRLGRNLDFALRKLNKNDCVTVATEPLVFEAMGKGDFHLSSEARVEFSKKKNWTYEELITTYLKKYFRCNQIFWNY, from the coding sequence ATGAAATCTGAAGGTTTTATACCTGATAAGTCTACCTTGTCAGCACTGATGCTATGCTATGCCAGTAATGGTTTATTTTCTAAAGCATTAGCTGCTTGGGATGAAATTATTGACAGGTCATTTCTGCCGGATGTTCATGTAGTTGCAGAACTGATTGATATCTGCGGCTGCAAAGGTTATTTAGATGATGCTGTCAgaatattgcatcagattacgtTGAACATGCTTCCTGATGTTTATGCTCAGGCTATCTCTCGTTTTGGAAAGAAAGGGCAGCTTGAATTGATGGAAGTTATGTTGAAAGAGATGGTTTCCATGGGGTTCCCTGTTGATTCTGCTACTGGAAATGCTTATGTAATATACTATAGTAATTTTGGCACACTGAGTGAAATGGAAGTTGCATATGGCCGTCTTAAGATGTCGAGAATTCTTATAGAGGAAGAAGCGATCAGGTCAATCTCCTTGGCTTATATCAAGAAAGAGAAGTTTTATTGTTTAGGTCAGTTTGTAAGAGATGTCGGTCTTTGTAGGAGAAATGTGGGAAATCTCCTGTGGAACCTGTTACTTCTTTCTTATGCTGCCaacttcaaaatgaaaagtttgcAGAGAGAATTTGTGAGAATGGTCGAAACTGGATTTTTTCCTGATCTTAATACTTTCAATATTAGGGCTTTGGCATTTTCAAAAATGTCTTTGTTTTGGGATCTGCATGTAACTCTTGAACATATGAAGCATGAGAAGGTAGTTCCTGATCTTGTGACTTACGGTTCTGTTATTGATGCATACTTGGATAGAAGATTGGGACGAAATTTGGATTTTGCTTTAcggaaattgaataaaaatgatTGTGTTACAGTAGCAACAGAACCGCTTGTATTTGAGGCCATGGGGAAAGGGGATTTCCACTTAAGCTCAGAGGCACGTGTAGAGTTCagtaagaagaagaattggaCGTATGAGGAGCTTATCACCACCTATCTCAAGAAATACTTCCGTTGCAATCAAATCTTTTGGAACTATTGA
- the LOC107870954 gene encoding pentatricopeptide repeat-containing protein At3g42630 isoform X1 produces the protein MAAALVMSTPVTPKSTPFSLISQSSPHKRLWRKKQGVNIDRRSGYADCASLIQGLSRKKLPVAAERLFLDMKSEGFIPDKSTLSALMLCYASNGLFSKALAAWDEIIDRSFLPDVHVVAELIDICGCKGYLDDAVRILHQITLNMLPDVYAQAISRFGKKGQLELMEVMLKEMVSMGFPVDSATGNAYVIYYSNFGTLSEMEVAYGRLKMSRILIEEEAIRSISLAYIKKEKFYCLGQFVRDVGLCRRNVGNLLWNLLLLSYAANFKMKSLQREFVRMVETGFFPDLNTFNIRALAFSKMSLFWDLHVTLEHMKHEKVVPDLVTYGSVIDAYLDRRLGRNLDFALRKLNKNDCVTVATEPLVFEAMGKGDFHLSSEARVEFSKKKNWTYEELITTYLKKYFRCNQIFWNY, from the exons ATGGCAGCTGCCTTAGTTATGTCCACACCAGTAACTCCAAAATCAACGCCCTTTTCCTTAATATCCCAATCTTCTCCACACAAG AGGCTCTGGCGCAAGAAACAAGGAGTAAATATTGATCGGCGTAGTGGTTATGCAGATTGTGCTTCACTGATACAGGGGTTAAGTAGGAAAAAATTGCCTGTTGCTGCTGAAAGGCTATTCCTTGATATGAAATCTGAAGGTTTTATACCTGATAAGTCTACCTTGTCAGCACTGATGCTATGCTATGCCAGTAATGGTTTATTTTCTAAAGCATTAGCTGCTTGGGATGAAATTATTGACAGGTCATTTCTGCCGGATGTTCATGTAGTTGCAGAACTGATTGATATCTGCGGCTGCAAAGGTTATTTAGATGATGCTGTCAgaatattgcatcagattacgtTGAACATGCTTCCTGATGTTTATGCTCAGGCTATCTCTCGTTTTGGAAAGAAAGGGCAGCTTGAATTGATGGAAGTTATGTTGAAAGAGATGGTTTCCATGGGGTTCCCTGTTGATTCTGCTACTGGAAATGCTTATGTAATATACTATAGTAATTTTGGCACACTGAGTGAAATGGAAGTTGCATATGGCCGTCTTAAGATGTCGAGAATTCTTATAGAGGAAGAAGCGATCAGGTCAATCTCCTTGGCTTATATCAAGAAAGAGAAGTTTTATTGTTTAGGTCAGTTTGTAAGAGATGTCGGTCTTTGTAGGAGAAATGTGGGAAATCTCCTGTGGAACCTGTTACTTCTTTCTTATGCTGCCaacttcaaaatgaaaagtttgcAGAGAGAATTTGTGAGAATGGTCGAAACTGGATTTTTTCCTGATCTTAATACTTTCAATATTAGGGCTTTGGCATTTTCAAAAATGTCTTTGTTTTGGGATCTGCATGTAACTCTTGAACATATGAAGCATGAGAAGGTAGTTCCTGATCTTGTGACTTACGGTTCTGTTATTGATGCATACTTGGATAGAAGATTGGGACGAAATTTGGATTTTGCTTTAcggaaattgaataaaaatgatTGTGTTACAGTAGCAACAGAACCGCTTGTATTTGAGGCCATGGGGAAAGGGGATTTCCACTTAAGCTCAGAGGCACGTGTAGAGTTCagtaagaagaagaattggaCGTATGAGGAGCTTATCACCACCTATCTCAAGAAATACTTCCGTTGCAATCAAATCTTTTGGAACTATTGA